The DNA sequence aCATTCGTTGACTATTAGAGTGTGCACACATGCTAAGAACATGGTCGTCAACCGTGGTTTGCCTTACCTGAAGATACCTTCACTAACTCCTCGGTTGTCTGGACTGCCAATTCTCTTTCAATCTTCCTGTCCTCCTGATCTTTTGCAAGCCATGTATTGCAAGGAAAACTATAACTCTTTCCAAGTTCTTCATCCACAATTTCTACGTACTCTAAATGCCACCCAGATGACAAAAATGctgtaaaaaatgaaaattttgccACAAATTTATTTAACCAATGTCCTTAATTATAACTGTTATGTTTTTATGAGATGCGTAAACTATACACACATGTAAACCCATCCTAGGCTATTTTACAATATCGTTGATATTCAGTGCCGACGCCGcgtgggcatggggggggggggggcaaatgcctccagtcagaactcttgccccctgttctGTTGCCCCTtagtaaaaaccccaaattacgaaaatgtccactttttgcagttattttgcgcaatttcaacaaataaggtcttaaatcagagctaaagagtacaggtattggttgcttgttttaatcttacatatttgtctttatttaggatatacagggccaggggtgaacacaactggtaccttaattttttggcttactgtatataggcATCACCACTGGCCTAAACAAGTAACTCTAAAAAGGAAAtgattttatcatcatcatcatcagtcggctgcggagcaggcgactacaagctttctccaactgatgcgatcttgggcaagcgaaacaattttgtttggctgcagcatcccttcagtatctcccaggaggtgctgtacatactgtaagtacagtgtccgtggccgtcccggtttcctcttcctaatgtggtggaatataaagggcatattctttcacaggctcgtcatcttcaagacgcagtatatggccgagaaatttgagttgatgaatcttgactctggcaaccagtgaagTGGTgatggtcagattgtagatggtttcatttgggatttTATCAAATGAATCTAATACATTATTTCTGCCACATTTTTGCATGATTGGCACCATTCCTGGCTagtctttttttttcagtttctcGCGGAATCGGattttatgtattttaaatgTCAGAATCGTATCAGATTTTAGAGAAGAAATGCAGTCTACCTGAGTTGTCGTGGCGGATCTTAATTTTAGTCAGGTCTCCTAGACTGGTCATGTTTTTGAAAGAGAATATATCCACATAATCTTTCTCAAACATTTTCCCTTTGTGTGTTGCCGACTTTTTCAGTCTTAGCTCATCTGATTGTATTCCATTTTCACCATACATCTGTATGAATACACGTGCGTCAGTTCCTGCTTTCAATCTGTTAGTTGTTTTTACTGTTATCTCGTAGGATGTTTCTGTAAAAGCAAAAGGATCATACGACATCAGATGAGATGAGTGTTATTTCATTCAATATTGTCATGGATTATGTAGTAATAAACCCACgtgtttgcgcaaatgaagtcagtcgcCGATTGATATTCCATAATGCCATAATCATAATTTTTAACCTTTAAATTTGTCACCCTTACTCATTGCGCAATCAAGAGAAGATGTGTAAGAGATTTATGTTTACTCTGTCAATTTGTCCCAAAAAATGACGCCGGCATTTGCACATTTCTTTACATTACTGTCATCTTGTGAAGTAGATTGAGTTGTTTATTCAATACGTTAGAAAACCATTTCTGTGAGTGACTCCATGTTGACATTGGCCAAATAAGCTAAAATGCTGTATTATCGTTcgtaatagtatacaaataatactgccatgagaggttctggttaaaactatgggcctgTAGTTCtagagttaacatggttaagaggGTTGGGTCCGGGTGTGGGTTCATTCGTGGAAAAAAAACGCTGTGCAGGGGTCGGGACGGATCCAAATTTGTCCAACGGTGTGTACTGCTCGAGTAGCGGAATTGACTTATCCCACAATTTTAATTTGGGATTGACAGTGTCTCTAGGCTTGTAccatagtctgtgttacagaccgtgtacctatattatccatagggagagaaactactgggaaccacacactctcggaaaccatagtgggcacactatggtttccgagagtgtgtgcgGCTCGCGGCTCGTACTCGCCGCTTCGCGGCTCGAATTCGCCGgcaaattggcaaattttttgCGCTTACCTTAACATTTGTTCCGAGAAACTTAAACTGGGAGCAACAACGATACCTTTAAATTCCAAATTTCGCATTTGTACcttccttcaatgttcatatttgatcattTAGCTTTAAATTCGAGAAATCTGGGAGCTAGACACGCTAATCTCTCCGCTTCAACATGTATTCACTGCCCGATTCACTGATTTTATACCAGCCTCCATCCCCACGTCATCGCTGATCAAAGGGGACccaaatgttcattttacccccaCCCCGGGCAGGTAGTGGCCCTCGGCGACACTGTCCCTACATACTCGTCCCACTATGTGCATTTCTCGCGTACTGTCATGTAAGTGCATACGCATATCGTCGTAAACACCAAACATGGACGAATCCGAGATTACTATAAACCGTACTTGTATACTTGTGTGATTTCTCGAGGGCGGGCCCGgaggcttaatttctttctgcaaccataatgggccgcaatatatcactaaccgcatagtccgaggcaaggttcattattgtcagtgttagggtcttatggttagagttagggtaagggttaggggttggggttatggttagggttagggtttagggttagggtttagggttagggtcagtgttagggtaagggttagggtaagggttagggttagggattagggttatggttagtgttagggtaagggttagggattagggtaagggttagggttagggattagggtgagggttaggataatattcgtatttattagtactaatatactagtaatagtatattgtgtgtatgcactttattccgtaatcaataagtatcataaacaaacacctttcttccacaacgaatcatagcacagtcgtgtaggcattagactatggatacataggttgtgggttcgaaccccaggtaaacctttgtagaattttaattctatcgatttcttttgattttattacgtaagaggaaataataatggtaataaactcgtgttatatctagactcataggcctataattacatgtatgtactatgtgttatcgcattgcggcccattatggttgcagaaagaaattacgcggcCCGGAGCGCGGGTAGCGATCAAGTCAAATACGGCTTTGAACTATAGAAGAAGTAATATCGTAATGTTGTTGGATTAATACAAAAAGATGTACACGCTGACAGGTTATAGTTGACTGATATTCTCCAGTATAGGGTAGTCACGGCGATATGTGTGCAGCAATATAGTAAAACAATACTAACCAGCATGGGTCCTTGGGTTTTGATTTTCGTCAGTAAGACCATCAGATATCGGTGTTGCTTCTAATTCTCTGATTATTTTATGATCTTCCTCGTCTCTAGCCAGCCAGCGATTACAAGGAAACTTGTAACTCTTCCTGGTTCTCTCGTCAACGATTCTTACGTATTCTAAGTGCCATCCGGATTGCATGGCTAAAAGAATTCAAACAACTTTAAACAATTAAGGGGAGGTAAACAATGATGAGCAACGAGTGGTAAGATTTGGGGAAGAAGCAATTCGGGAAGCCTAAAATGAAGGCACAAGAAAGTTTGTACATGTCCATGTTTTTTGTGTGTCACAAAAGTCAATCATAATAAAATCAGTGTAGCGACCCAAACATTTCTCTGATCTGCCAAAGTCAAATGAATGGGTAATACTAAATTCTCATGCACATTTACACATATTTAATATATCGTGAAGTAAATTTATACTGGTCACGCGGTAAGAAGGAAATATTCTGCTCAGTTACTCAAATTTTCGTCCGTCATTCGACACGACTGTGATTAAGAAAATCTTTGAATAAAGTATACT is a window from the Amphiura filiformis chromosome 12, Afil_fr2py, whole genome shotgun sequence genome containing:
- the LOC140166554 gene encoding lipoxygenase homology domain-containing protein 1-like isoform X1, with the protein product MSLGDLHKVRIWHDDSAMQSGWHLEYVRIVDERTRKSYKFPCNRWLARDEEDHKIIRELEATPISDGLTDENQNPRTHAETSYEITVKTTNRLKAGTDARVFIQMYGENGIQSDELRLKKSATHKGKMFEKDYVDIFSFKNMTSLGDLTKIKIRHDNSAFLSSGWHLEYVEIVDEELGKSYSFPCNTWLAKDQEDRKIERELAVQTTEELVKVSSEIEEENVDGVNEQTVGITTYRIVVKPVTLCKQVQMHAYS
- the LOC140166554 gene encoding lipoxygenase homology domain-containing protein 1-like isoform X2, producing the protein MSLGDLHKVRIWHDDSAMQSGWHLEYVRIVDERTRKSYKFPCNRWLARDEEDHKIIRELEATPISDGLTDENQNPRTHAETSYEITVKTTNRLKAGTDARVFIQMYGENGIQSDELRLKKSATHKGKMFEKDYVDIFSFKNMTSLGDLTKIKIRHDNSAFLSSGWHLEYVEIVDEELGKSYSFPCNTWLAKDQEDRKIERELAVQTTEELVKVSSEIEEENVDGVNEQTGITTYRIVVKPVTLCKQVQMHAYS